From a region of the Blochmannia endosymbiont of Camponotus modoc genome:
- the mqo gene encoding malate dehydrogenase (quinone) — MSNVAVINQQHRLIKITSSADVVLIGAGIMSATFGMFLTILEPTWRIHIYERLNQPAQESSNVWNNAGTGHAAFCELNYTQYNNKNCSVDISKAIAVNEAFEISRQFWAYLVQIKVLKYPSSFINNVPHMSFVWGEENVCFLKKRFQALLNSVLFSGMVYSEDLQQIRQWAPLIIDGRNVSQKIAATRMEMGTDVNFGALTQQLLNELKKNVNFKMYLQHDVRSVQNNNDATWDVHVIDRRCNHKKCIRTNYVFIGAGGRSLSLLQSSGVPEVCGYAGFPVGGQFLVTKNPKIVAQHLAKVYGKASVNTPPMSVPHIDTRILNGEKILLFGPFATFSSKFLKYGSWLDLFHSLNKHNIIPILQVGIDNFDLIKYLISQLVMSNMDRIDELREYYPAVNPSDWTLVTAGQRVQIIKRNSNKRGMLQFGTEVVNSSDGTLSALLGASPGASTVVSIILQLLDTMFNNKINSDVWKNKLIDMIPSYTKSLNGDLILVNKIRQYTCNALKLNYIEAIDR; from the coding sequence ATGAGTAATGTTGCTGTTATAAATCAACAACATCGATTGATTAAAATTACATCTTCAGCAGACGTGGTGCTAATCGGAGCTGGGATTATGAGCGCAACTTTTGGTATGTTCTTAACAATTCTTGAGCCAACTTGGAGAATTCATATATATGAGCGTCTTAATCAGCCAGCACAGGAAAGCTCTAATGTATGGAATAACGCTGGTACAGGACATGCAGCATTTTGCGAGCTGAACTATACCCAATATAATAATAAAAATTGTTCTGTTGATATTTCAAAGGCTATTGCTGTTAATGAAGCATTTGAAATATCGCGGCAATTTTGGGCATATTTAGTACAAATAAAAGTACTTAAATATCCGAGTTCCTTTATTAATAATGTACCGCATATGAGTTTTGTATGGGGAGAAGAAAACGTTTGTTTTTTAAAAAAACGCTTTCAAGCATTGCTAAATAGTGTTTTGTTTAGTGGTATGGTATATTCGGAAGATTTACAGCAAATTCGTCAGTGGGCTCCTCTTATTATTGACGGACGTAATGTATCGCAGAAAATAGCCGCTACTCGCATGGAGATGGGTACAGATGTTAATTTTGGAGCACTTACTCAACAATTATTGAATGAATTGAAAAAAAATGTAAATTTTAAAATGTATTTACAGCATGATGTTAGATCTGTACAGAATAATAACGATGCAACTTGGGATGTACATGTAATTGATCGACGGTGTAACCACAAAAAATGTATTCGTACAAATTATGTTTTTATAGGAGCCGGAGGAAGATCTCTTAGTCTTTTGCAAAGTTCTGGAGTTCCAGAAGTTTGTGGATACGCTGGATTTCCGGTAGGAGGTCAGTTTTTAGTCACAAAAAATCCGAAGATAGTTGCACAACATTTAGCTAAAGTGTATGGAAAAGCATCTGTTAACACGCCTCCAATGTCAGTACCTCATATAGATACTAGAATATTGAATGGTGAGAAGATTTTGTTGTTTGGCCCATTTGCAACTTTCAGCAGTAAATTTTTAAAATATGGATCATGGCTAGATTTATTTCATTCTTTAAATAAGCATAATATTATTCCAATTTTGCAAGTTGGGATAGATAATTTTGATTTGATTAAGTATTTAATCAGTCAGTTAGTTATGTCAAACATGGACCGTATTGATGAGCTTAGGGAATACTATCCGGCAGTTAACCCGTCAGATTGGACTTTAGTAACAGCAGGACAACGTGTTCAAATTATTAAAAGAAATAGCAACAAGAGAGGTATGTTACAATTTGGAACAGAGGTAGTTAATTCTAGTGATGGTACTTTATCGGCACTTCTTGGCGCATCTCCGGGAGCATCTACTGTAGTTTCAATAATATTGCAACTTTTGGATACAATGTTTAATAATAAAATTAATAGTGATGTGTGGAAAAATAAACTTATAGATATGATCCCGTCATATACTAAGAGTTTAAATGGTGATCTTATATTAGTAAATAAAATTAGACAATATACTTGTAATGCTTTGAAATTAAATTATATAGAAGCAATAGATCGTTAA